gggatccaggggacctgcaggaaccagggagagcacccagggtggccttgatctgtgccaggctgttatcctgtggccactgcaggtacttctctcaaaaagaaagaaagaaaaaaagtggcacatgcctgtaattgcagccgctggggaaactgaggcagaaggatggtgaattcaaaggcagcctcagcaaaagtaaagtgctaagcaactcagtgataccctgtctataaataaaattcaaactagggctggggatggggcttagaGGTCGagtcctctgaattcaacccccagtggccAAAGAGCTAGGGAGCCCagtgcagctggggtttacccaggtctgcgctctgggggtctcttttgtgctgatctccttactctgcctccagcctcaacaGTGGGCCGAgatacagattcaactcagctggaggaacatcagctttCATGCTGCCAACCGGGTGCAGCCTCCTCCAGGGAGCCTGCCTGGCCCCCCATGAGCCTCAACCAGCGCAGGCCTTGATGCCCTGGACAGTTCCCAAGGGGCGAAAGGACAGTTCtgtttggagaattttgcacagataaacAAGAGACAACTCGGCAGCTCAAAGATGCTTTgtgtggtgaaactttcaagaaatgacttcaatttcctaacttCAAAACcgaacagaacttagaattctggtgccctaaccctaacccaatgcccagacttcaaaaggaaaagaaaaaagctgcAGCCCAACCCTGCCATTCTGGTCTCCTTCTTGCCAGGAGCGGATATCacccccctgtcactcaaaaagaaggctggctgggctcaggctggggagagcggagactgactgacgccctgtccaatcagaagccccggttctgagcgctgtccaatcctgagcgctGTCCGACCCTGAGCGCTGTCCGATCCTGAGCGCAGCCAGCGAGCAAGGGGCGGGCTTCCGCGATCCGGAAGAGTTTTATTTCTCTGCGGTCCGCGGTTCCCCTTactgcagttggactccaggcttTACTCCTGCCCAGGACCCCGGGTGACCCTGCCATGCAGGGTCCGAAGCTCCtcagggcaggcttggctgctgggaaccaggaaatggtgagtgtgcagtggcacctggtgcctggacagggaggcttgGGAGGTAGGCCAGGCAGGGAGGCGGTCCTGCCGGACCTGCAGTGGCGGGAGCCTGAGCTGGCCCACTCCGACTCTGGGCGTTCTCTGCGGCAGCAGGCCTGAGCCCCTCGGGGTCAGTGCCCTTCAGTCCCCCTGGCCAGCCGGGTGGGGAGCGTGACAGTTGCGGAGACCCCTCGCGGTCTCCCCATACCTTGGGGGCAGCCTTAGCCCCCGCTCAAGTCTTATGTAGCAGGTGAGCGTGGCTGCCTGGCCTCTTCGGGGGCTgaggtgattgacaggtgggaccACTAGAAGAATCCAATCTCCTAGCCCAgcgttggcacacacctgtcatcccagaggcctggaagggtggggagaggccgatgcaggaggactgtgaggtcaaggccagccttggcaacttggcgaggcacttagagactcagctagatgagaccctgcctctaaataaaatgcaaaatcctcCAAACCCCGTTTTCCTGCAGCAGGGGAGCTGCGGTGTACAGGGATCcgcttattcctgagctagttttgtggagtttgttttttgttttggtagttaacagaagggtgctttaccactcagttctgaccctggtagtttttagtttttattctgagcgCAGGTGTAGCTAAGATGCTGAGGGTGGCCTGGTTAGGGTTTGATGGATAATGACTTTTCcattgcaattaagtgtatgatttttacatcCACGTGGGTTCgtgggtggactctgttgacgTCATGATTCCTtgatgataattgtaacagtTATACCAAATTATACCAGGAGCCTCCtaattctggtataattttgaaacttaATCCTGCTCAACATGTGCTTCTTCAGGGTGCTGGAGTATAATCCAGAACCGTGCACGTCCTccacccaagccctaccagtgctctgggcctccagttcccacacctcccttcatgCTGGGTTGTCTTGTTCACTCACATCAAATCCTCTCCAGGAGATAGTTtcatttatctaggccttttcattgcacttcataataaaattgacatttacatacatatggagtcatctatgaaatttctgcattttggatttttttggtcctcaaattactgcaaaatgataattttatgacatgcattagtgcctggtaatgttAGTTCCTgattttgctcttagagttcagaattcttggctaatttcattcaatttaaatttccaggagaattttcaaactgtttgctctggtcccttcttcaatgaaaaggaaatcatgctGAAAGTTTGATGGGGTGTTATcctagatgaacctgagggaagtGGCCATCTTTATAAGGAGGGATTTTATCATTCAGTCTCTTATGTGCTGATCTGCATTtgcattttttcaaattctgcaggtgtccttttaaaaatatggtgatatgcaaaatgtgacatttatatgATCAATATAAAACTGATATGtttcatagtatttgtcaaactgtatgcaatatggcaaaaaaaaaatgtggctgattgccagaaatggttattgCTGGATGGAATTTCCAGGGTGtcctactactgaactatatcctcagccccttttaaatttttacttaaaaatttagatttttaatttatttcttaatttaattttttaaaattactattccatatatatatatatatattttttttttttttaatttaggcagGATTTCACTCAGTTGCTGGGAtcagcttcacaattgtgatccccctgcctcagcctccagaccactggatatatcaggtatgtAGCGCCACATGCATCCTATATCACAATTTCTTCTTTTAGGATGTTTTTTAGGTcatgatttaattttatatattgtttttattatttttttaatacatgataacagtggaatgcattatgatccttattacacacatagagcacaatgtttcatatctctgtatataaagtacattcaTGTCAtcttatgccattatacatgtactcatttcttctgcattacaattcttaatacacatgtATAACACCATTTTTCACCTCTCTTTGTAtgtaaggtatgttgacacccaaatCAAGTCTTTATGCATGTAGTTTGAATAATGATGTCGATCATATCATTGTATAATGATAaccatcaccttccaccatccttgctaatctctttccccctccatttccctcccacccctctgccctatgtagaattaTTCTAATCCTcctatgctcttcctccctaccccactgtgagtcacccccatatatcagagaaaatatttggcatttgtttttttgagattggctaaactcacttagcataatattttccaacttcatccatttactggcaaatgccatgtttttattttcttttagtgctgagtaatattccattgtgtataaatgccaaatttgtttttatgcattcatccactgaatggcatctaggttggctccacagtttagctactatgaattgtgctgctataaacattgatgtggctgtgtccctgtagtgtgctgtttttaagtcctttgggtatagactgaggagtgggatagctgggtcaatgcaccaatttgcattcccatcaggagtatatgagtgtaccttttccccacatcctcgccaacacttattatgtgtcttcatgatagctgccattctgactggagtgagataatatcttaaAGTACTTCTTATTTGTGTTTCTCTGATTGCTCGAGATGATGAGcctttttccatatatttactgattgtatatcttctgagaagtgtctgttcaggtccttggcccagttgttgattgggttatttgttttttcatttaccaGGGTCTTTTAAGTCCTCTGtcctggaccacagctgcttcatttgatTCCTCACATTATGAAGCTTCCAGCATCTTGGACCAAGCtcttaccagtttcccagtgttgccattctgcaggcaaacatttggtgactattcATCCCATAATTATGTAAGTAAATATAAGAAGCTCCCTTCTATACACACATccatctttatgtattttattctcattttctgaaGAACCTTgaaaaatacaggcatattctcaacaaaatgtctgggtcatatggcatctctagttttaattttttgaaaaatagccCTTATAGTTTTTTGaatatctattcaaatttatatttctggCAAGGATGTCaaagtgtttccttttctgcatatcttctgcagtatgtgttacctaccaacattttgagaaTAGCCCACGAGCATGTGGTTATAGTTCATTCTGATATAACCTGAAAtcataaaatttctagaagaaaatgagaagaatttttttcattcacGTTGGCAATGGTTTTAAATAGAACCTCTTGAGAATGTGCAAGGAAAAATAGAGATAgatgagactatataaagctaaaaatgcttctgtgcagcaaaggaatcaatcaaggaaatgtaaaagtagactgtGGGTGAAAGAAAATCATTGCTAGCCACATGTCTGataaaagctcaacatccaaaatatatgaaatttatacaactcaccaaaaataaaaaaaaaatcctttaataacctaatttaaatatggaaaaatacttagattctgccctaaaaattaaacaagtgtttCAAGACATATAAAACCTACTCAAGAATATTAATTAGGCtaactaaaattataatttactttaGCTTCTCTGCTTCACTTATCTCACAGGATTACGTGTGCACACTCTCTGTCCTGCACAGGCATCCTGAGACATTGTTCAATTcacaaaatgccaggttctcatttccCCACATTGTGCTTTCTCATCATTCCACCTTAATTGCCAAGAAAGTCTGAAACCTGGAAAACAACAACATATGGATAAATTGcaagataatcatcaactttgaaaattacttcaggaatcaatagaatacattagtagacccagatgtgaagaaatataaagtaGACCTACAAATTAACATTTAACTTAATTGCAGATATTTTTATGAGTAGCTGAAAAGCTGATCATGGTAGCACACGCCACTAGTCCTGGCAACCTGTGAGGCTACAGTGGGAGGAGGATTTGGGCTAAGGAATGTGAGGTCAACCTGGCAAAAATCCAGCTCCAAAAATCAacccaccaaaaaaaccaaacagtaatcacattttttaaaaagaaggtgcCTTCACAGGTGATTTCTGGCAATTATGTAATAAGAGATCAGTAAGAATAATTCATGATTTCatctaaaaatagaagaaaaaaatggactaattctttctgtaaggccagaaatACCAAATAACACAAcaaaagaatggaaattgcagaccatcttcctATAGATGTTGACCCAGATATTCAAACCCCTAGAAAACtgagaataacaacaaaaagaaagattgGGCTTTATGACCAAGGGGGACAATAtgtaagtttccaaaaatcattttgatagagaaaagCTTTTGGCAGATTACATACTTATGTAATTTATTGTAAATCTATGGCCAGTTAAGACCAGAGGacaattctttttcaatccactaAAGGGCAGCTgtgaactgttttcatatttaatggTGAGAACCTAAGTGTTTgacaatttagttttagaaaaagaaaaaaaaaaatgtatggtttCCTGACATCTAAATATTGTTCTGAGAATATTGAACAGCATTTTATACATCAAAAGTCAattagcatatgcagatgatattcttatttctataatatttctaagcaatttccatgcactaatgaaacataagacctaaattagttcaataatgttatgggttaaatggtcaacattaagTCATATAATTTATACACACTACCAATGGGCAGTGTTAAAATTGAGGCATAAgtccattcacaaatataggaaaaataatttaaaatgaaagtaataacAAAAGaactgttcactgcaaagtaaaaataaaggggaaaataaaatgcaaaaaaaaaaattgggaaaacagTTAATATTCAATGATCAAAAGTTTGATTTTGTTAAAACCACAGTATTCCACAGTGGGTCTGCAGATTCAAAATAATGAGGCCAAAATCCAAAagtcattttgtaaaaattaccCAGCTGACTCTAAAATCAtaacaaatgtaaaagaaattaaataactcaATATTGAAGTAAAAATTGTGTGACTTTTATTGAAAATGTGCATTGCAAAAATACATTGTGTAGGATATTAAACTTGGTTAAATACCTCTTAAATTGCTGATGACCAGTATTCCCTATGCATGAAGTGAGGGTCTGTGTTAATGTAGGCAAGAATTAGGCTGGGATTGACATTTGTCATCACAGGTACTACCTGCTGAGCTTGAGAATGTCTATTGCTTTGATGATAACTTTTTTCTGCCTCCCAGATTTTCTGCACCTTACCTACCATCCATGTTCTGCCTCTTGTATTTCACCCAAATATATCCCAGTGGGTGTCAGGTATTGAAATTCACATATATTCCTGCTCTTCCTGcagctgagaactaaaaaaacaatGCAGTTCAATGTCTTGGTGAGTGGTTGAAAGGATTTGTCCTTGATCTTCACACAGGTTGaagtgtgttttttatttttattttttgatttaaaacaatgacagtggaatgcattacaattcttattacatgtatacagcacaatttttcatatctctggttgtatataagggATGTTGggaccaatttgtgtcttcatacatgtactttggataatgatgtcatcacattccactatcactGCTAATCCCCTACCTACTTCCCCTCCCCTTTCACCCCTCTAATagatgtagaattcatctattcctcccatgctccccctcccttccccactataTTCAGCTTCCTTATATAAGAGAAaccattcagcatttgttttttgggattgactaacttcacttctccagtaccatccatttacatgcaattgccatgattttattattgctgagtaaaattccattgtgtatatatgccacatattttttatccattcatccactgaagggcatctgggttggcttcacagtttgctattctgaattgtgttgctataaacattgacgtggctgtgaccctgtagtatgctgttttcaagtcctttgagaatagtccgagaagaggaatagctgggtcaaatggtggtttcatttccagatttccaaggaatctccatactgctttccatattggctgcaccaacttgcaatCGCACCggaagtgtatgagtgtaccttttcccccacattctcaacAACACTTGTTGTTGGTCTTCAAAATAGCTGCTGTTATgattggaatgagatgatatcttagagtgattttgctttgcatttctctaattgcaagagatgatgaacatttttccatatatttattgattgattctatgtccttttctgagaagtgtctgttcaggtctttggcccatttcttgagtggattatctgttttttttgttgttgttgtttttgttttttggtgcttagcattctGTGTTATTTATATACCCttgatattagttctctatctgatgtatgagggataaaaatttgctcccagaatgtaggctctctgttcacctcagattgtttttctttttcttgctgagaagaaactttttagtttcaatccatcccatttgttgattcttggttttaattcttgtgctataggcatcttattaaggaagttggggcctagccccacatgatgaagattagggcctactttttcttctattagatgcagtgtctctggtttaaatcctaggtccttggtccactttgagttgagttttgtgcatggtgagagttaggggtttaatttcattttttttttttttttgcaaatgaatttccagtttttccagcatcatttgttgaagaggctatcttttctccaatgcatgttcttggcacctttgtctcatataagataattgtgattttgtgggttagtctctgtgtcctctattgtgtATCATTGGTCAATCTACCagctgttttggtgccaataccatgctgtttttgttactatttctctgtagtatagtttaagatctggtatagtgatactatctgctttactcttcctgcttagaattgctttagctattctgggtctcttatttttccagatgattttcatgattgcttttactttttctatgagaaatatcattgggattttgatcagaattgcattaaatctgtatagtgcttttggtaatgtggtcattttgataatattaatattgcctatgcaagagtaaggtagatctttccatcttctaaggtcgtctttgatttcttttttttagggttctgtaggtttcattgtatagatatttcacctcttttgttgattcccaagtatcttattttttctttttttaaagttactgtaaatggggtagtttttctcatttccttctcaaggCTTTCtaactgatatacagaaatgcctttgtttaatgggtgttgattttatatcctgcttccttgctgaatttattttttagttctagaagttttctggtggtgcttttgggatcttctagttatagaatcgtattgtcagcaaatagtgctaatttaagttcttttcctgtagttactCCTTTAACTTCTTTTGTCTACTTGCTCTGGCCACTGTTTCAAGaagtatgttgaatagaaatggtgaaagagggcatacctgtcttgttccagtttttagagggaatgcctttaatttttctcatttagaatgatgttggcctgaggcttagtgtagatagccttcatgatgttgaaatatgttcctgttatctctagtttttctaatgttttgaacatgaaagggtgctgtattttgtcaaatggcttttctgtgtctcttgagatgatcatgattcttatttttaagtctattgatgtgatgaattacctttattgatttccgtatgttgaaccaaccctgtatccctgggacaaaccccacttgatcttggtgtacaactttttaaatatgtttttgtattcaatttgccagaattttattcagaatttttgcatcaatgttcattagagatattggcctgaagttttctttctttcctttgtcccggcctggttttgggatcagggtgatattggcctcatagaaagagtttggaagtgctgcttctttctctatttcctgaaataaattgaagagcatTGGTGcttttttagttcttctttaaaggtcttgttgaactcggctgtgtatccatctggtcctgggctttccttggttGGTGAGCTTTTGATGGCAGcttctatttcatcatttaatattagtctgtttaaattgtgtatgtttcctgattcaatctgggaaTATCatgtgacttaagaaatttgttgatgccttcaatgtcttctattttattgggttatacattttcaagataatttctaattatcccctctatttctgtagtgtctgttgtgatattgcctttttcatcatgtatgctggtaatttgaattttctctctccttcttttcattagcatagctaaggttctgtcagagaaccaactttttttcaaggtttaattgtttcttttaattaaatttcagttctgattttaattatttcttgccttctactgattttgctgttgatttgtttttctagggctttgagatgaagtatgagatcaattattgattttttcttcttttaaggaatgaactccatgctaTGAAGTTTCcccttagtactgctttcatagtgtccaagagattttgatatgttgtgtctatgttcttgtttacctctaagaattttttaatctcctccttgaagtcttctaTAACCGATCGTTCATTCTTTTGTACCAAATTGATTGactcgttgaactgcttatagaacttgaaatatttcaagtttgtcttttcacgaggtggaagtgtcactttacatgtctctaaatattaatattttgtgaatattttacacattgggaatgtgtcatggatcgtacttgaaactaattgtattggggagctcaatctatctcatggatacaaagcagagagaataccaaccagactgttttcaaaagcttttttaccactctttttgtctcccttgggcACAATTAtcttatgagaatatctttgacaagtcttatttgcatctggaatgtctgccaaatttcacattcactgatggcagaagaATTAGGAGTTGgacttttattcagtgcttggattatggtatatatccttcacttcactctgatatggagtatatatactgtttttggacttatgtatttttctcttaattagaTAATgtaaagtatcttattacataattatagtcactctcctacatgacaggcAATTCTAActcttatttcaaattaaaaactgattaATGGTTTGGTCCAAGTTCTATTGatgtaacaatttttatttcaggagccattgacattcggggatgtggccattgatttctctgaggaggaatgggaatgcctggattttgctcagcagaatttatatagagaagtgatgttggagaccTACAGCAACCtggtctttgtgggtgagcataactttccttcaaaattcctaattatcattatttaattttcttcccttgaagtatatcttttgggaacttcacCATAAGAAAGAGATTCAGATTCATGCTTTCCATAAAAAAGATGGGgaagttcttggtgctgacaagaaaatgttaatgatgtttcttTTCATCCTTAATGTTTACCTTTGTTGGCATGATATACATCcttcacttgacatatggttgacttagaggaatgctgtgatgtcaaatcctgtggcccacaTATAGCTTTGAGGACATAGTTGAAGTAGaggaggaagcctaaattcaaaaaggttGATTGAGAAGTTATCCAGAAGAAaagatttttgagaagctttgatttctttctcttgttatcatagaAGAatctgtcctgtgttttgtgcttcaAAATTACCTAGACTCTGGCTTTTCCTCTAGTAATGTCTCCATACAtgcaaattaacaacaaaacactccccatgccttgtgagtgtcaatattatctgacagctcttccataatttttaaaaatattttttagttgttaatgaattttccatttattcatatgtggtgctgaggatcaaacccagggccttatatgtgctaggcaagtgctctaccactagtctacaactccagcctctctTCCATTATTTATAGGAAATTTTTGCatatttctggagacctctaggtcaacccattgtaatacattactatcataagtcagtttctctgatcttatttgtacattttttcactaaaatttcctgATCAGAGTTTTTTCTgaatatgtgtaatggattttctgtgaaattatctgccatggaatgaatgtcaagatAGCAAAGACTGCtcttttgagagatggtgtaagttgtAGTTGAAtaagaggatttgtaaaataatacatctgtggatatttacaatttggatggttaattttttttcttattttttcattgtgtCCAGTAGGTTCCCTGTTACAGActgtttcctcatatcagttaattgcttcacagaTTACGATATGCATGACCCTGGTTGATATTGCCAATAatgttatatgtgcttttgctcaTATAAATATTAAACCCCGTTTGtctatgacttttgtattttatcttgattgggtTTTCATTCTGCTCATGTATGTAGAAATTGAAGTTGTCTATATGtaagtgtaatggggattgatggcagtgatactctaAAGCTGATctacaccccaagctccttttcattCATagttggagagaggttctcactacattattgaggatgtcttgaaattgtaattctcctgcctcagacttcctagtagctgagattatatgcatgcccatcatttgtatattgatgaatttgttcttatttataggatgaagaccacattattttaaatgtagcttgagaaatgttgcaaatctctttatcttttaatttttattgtaatcaaAACTACATAATAAAagttactgtctccaaaattttaaatagacagttcagtaacattaattcaaa
This window of the Ictidomys tridecemlineatus isolate mIctTri1 chromosome 7, mIctTri1.hap1, whole genome shotgun sequence genome carries:
- the LOC110596984 gene encoding zinc finger protein 85-like, which gives rise to MQGPKLLRAGLAAGNQEMAGFHSVAGISFTIVIPLPQPPDHWIYQGLLSPLSWTTAASFDSSHYEASSILDQALTSFPVLPFCRQTFGDYSSHNYEPLTFGDVAIDFSEEEWECLDFAQQNLYREVMLETYSNLVFVAMTSHRPQEISPEQRIKEGEGRYGKSALDYLPLRKQWENIGRISLGCWGQLHNCDPPASASRPLDISASTYECKHTRFVKYEKSLEKDNLPWW